A genomic window from Peromyscus maniculatus bairdii isolate BWxNUB_F1_BW_parent chromosome 1, HU_Pman_BW_mat_3.1, whole genome shotgun sequence includes:
- the LOC102918017 gene encoding ubiquitin carboxyl-terminal hydrolase 29-like has translation MAPLKINGFVQIRSKNRSKHTRASQWKEAVIQIVERKQKVNLVVSFKLEGRSRVFQLGDNVSGVVVSSGETGEHHLHLTLKDDTSLLIDKLSSVDVERLKSLLDSFHPCESQQLEEPKSSQHVLESSDPFCRKHQESVAGSQNTKQESGAPGPMKMPLLWPNSSSSHVEKEKVEKPSIKRKRKSTPSVEIIEEILEVNNPEPEKKSKTYNSRNKRCKGEKPMALRDQEKLNIWKLEPSFNTNTCWRPNLDDTILPTLAWSDESGSKFSQETQTYDLQPPLETYAKQLKREGFPNLGNTCYMNSILQSVFGIPTFAKDLLTQGIPWEKVSYDDLIKPLSQLLVLKDIRDIEVKGELLINVKKSISTVADTFLGDEQNDAHEFLSQCLDQLKLNMEKLNTMWLTEMDNDAEESSLSTYDENAIPKRFVCPVSANFEIELQSSIVCEACGEATLNTEVSNYLSVDLHQGTREQPLSIQKSLDLFFTPEKIERNCAKCKNKNSVLKYTLKRLPRVLIVHLKRYHLTPNGLLVKSQQPVEISKYLNVSSHFNENIKEPLSLTSKTSYEDCDVPNVSEEMMPEILSQPIPSRSVKNYEKINVYGTADRHTTTEMFNYFYDLKEQMILEGSQEMAEQLLQNPGTRFHKEFLPQGSPQSVRDFAEDTEKDMNTSLDLRDDIDDEYSLGAWWNPESSNFLGSNYLLDVIDESESMVFGDDPQNYRLVSVVSHFGSSQDSGHYVSDVYDFQKQAWLLYSDVQVFEIPEALIQENRLHTGYIFFYMRNELFEWLLKKASECKLLNTPKEQQKNMDLFSTLLNGFTYFLEES, from the coding sequence ATGGCTCCTCTGAAGATAAACGGCTTTGTCCAAATCCGAAGCAAGAACCGGAGCAAGCACACCCGGGCTTCTCAGTGGAAAGAAGCAGTCATCCAAAtagtagaaagaaaacagaaggttaATCTGGTGGTTTCCTTTAAGttggaaggaaggagcagggtTTTTCAGCTGGGTGATAATGTGTCAGGTGTAGTGGTTAGTTCTGGTGAGACAGGAGAGCATCATCTGCATTTAACTCTGAAAGATGACACTTCCTTACTCATTGACAAGTTATCCTCTGTAGATGTTGAAAGGCTGAAGTCATTACTAGATTCTTTTCATCCATGTGAATCCCAACAGCTTGAGGAACCCAAGAGTAGTCAGCATGTTCTTGAGAGCAGTGATCCATTTTGCAGGAAGCACCAGGAGTCAGTTGCTGGGTCCCAGAATACTAAACAAGAAAGTGGAGCTCCGGGGCCCATGAAGATGCCACTTTTGTGGCCAAACTCCAGCAGCAGCCATgttgaaaaagagaaagtagaaaaaccGAGcataaagaggaagagaaagtcaACACCCAGTGTAGAAATAATTGAGGAGATTCTCGAAGTAAATAATcctgaaccagaaaagaaatccAAGACCTATAACTCCAGGAATAAAAGATGCAAAGGAGAGAAACCAATGGCTTTAAGAGATCAGGAAAAGCTTAACATTTGGAAACTTGAACCTTCATTCAATACCAACACCTGCTGGAGGCCTAACCTAGATGACACTATTCTTCCAACACTAGCATGGTCTGATGAAAGTGGATCAAAGTTTAGCCAGGAAACCCAAACATATGACCTGCAGCCTCCTCTCGAGACTTACGCAAAGCAACTGAAACGTGAAGGCTTCCCCAATTTGGGAAATACCTGTTACATGAATTCCATTTTACAATCTGTCTTTGGGATTCCAACGTTTGCAAAGGACTTGCTCACACAAGGTATTCCATGGGAGAAAGTTTCCTATGATGATCTTATCAAGCCCTTAAGTCAACTGCTTGTCTTGAAAGACATCCGAGATATAGAGGTCAAGGGAGAGTTACTCATTAATGTCAAGAAATCCATCTCCACAGTTGCAGACACATTCTTGGGTGATGAACAGAATGATGCCCATGAATTTCTAAGTCAGTGCTTAGACCAGTTGAAACTGAACATGGAAAAACTAAATACCATGTGGCTCACTGAGATGGACAATGACGCTGAAGAATCATCTCTATCAACATATGATGAGAATGCCATCCCCAAAAGGTTTGTTTGTCCTGTCAGTGCTAATTTTGAAATAGAGCTGCAGAGCTCTATTGTTTGTGAGGCCTGTGGTGAGGCTACTCTCAACACTGAAGTGAGCAATTACCTCTCTGTTGACCTGCACCAAGGCACAAGAGAACAGCCTCTATCAATTCAAAAGTCACTTGATCTTTTCTTTACACCAGAAAAAATTGAGCGTAATTGTGCGAAGTGCAAGAACAAGAATTCTGTTCTCAAGTACACTTTGAAGAGGCTCCCCAGGGTCCTCATTGTTCATCTGAAACGCTACCACTTGACCCCTAATGGGTTGTTGGTGAAGAGTCAGCAGCCAGTTGAGATTTCTAAGTATCTAAAtgtatcttcccacttcaatgaaaacataaaagaacCACTTTCCTTGACCAGCAAGACATCTTATGAGGACTGTGATGTCCCAAATGTCTCTGAAGAGATGATGCCTGAGATCCTCAGCCAGCCAATACCATCTAGGAGTGTGAAGAACTATGAGAAAATTAACGTATATGGAACAGCAGATCGTCACACTACCACTGAGATgttcaattatttttatgatCTTAAAGAACAAATGATTCTGGAAGGATCTCAAGAAATGGCTGAACAGCTCCTCCAGAATCCTGGGACTAGATTCCACAAGGAATTCCTTCCTCAGGGATCACCTCAAAGTGTTAGGGATTTTgcagaagacacagagaaggatATGAATACATCTTTAGATCTGAGAGATGACATAGATGATGAATACTCTCTTGGTGCATGGTGGAATCCTGAAAGCAGCAATTTTCTGGGAAGCAACTACCTATTGGATGTTATTGATGAGTCAGAAAGTATGGTATTTGGAGATGATCCTCAGAATTACAGACTGGTCAGTGTTGTCAGCCATTTTGGGAGCTCCCAAGATTCAGGTCATTATGTAAGCGATGTGTATGATTTTCAAAAGCAAGCATGGCTCCTGTACAGTGATGTCCAAGTGTTTGAGATTCCAGAGGCCTTGATTCAGGAGAATCGGCTTCACactggatacatttttttttacatgcgaAATGAGCTTTTTGAGTGGCTGTTGAAAAAGGCATCAGAGTGCAAGTTGCTTAACACACCTAAAGAGCAACAGAAGAATATGGATCTTTTCTCAACACTGCTTAATGGCTTTACATACTTCCTAGAAGAATCCTAA